From Fusarium oxysporum f. sp. lycopersici 4287 chromosome 13, whole genome shotgun sequence, one genomic window encodes:
- a CDS encoding hypothetical protein (At least one base has a quality score < 10), with amino-acid sequence MAGLQPDIYAAISITWVAAFLALGLRLKARRMTKMNLWFDDYFAVIALLFVSSYCSVTIYWTHSYKLGQSILTIEDTIEANRIQDRSRLLLWICELLYASSIAFCKLSILCFYWRVFQYTSIRYAIIILLIAVSIWITIRTFMVIFHCVPIRAYWDKSIQGAKCPFNEANFFFATILIHTTMDCVILILPVIEVMKMTLPLSQKLAVVGLFTSGTIVCVASIFVLVHSKLYNPRTDDIPKDMAQSMMWAAVEINMAVFSACLPMLRPIFRHFLPGLSTTEESAQAPISLPNVVLPGVRLAETRSKKRESRRSGMSHGLYDPELGVFHGFSDISSIRSVASRSDSDSTPGNK; translated from the exons ATGGCCGGGCTGCAGCCCGATATCTATGCAGCCATCAGCATCACTTGGGTCGCGGCCTTTCTTGCCCTTGGTCTACGACTCAAAGCGCGGCGAATGACCAAGATGAACCTATGGTTCGACGACTATTTCGCCGTCATTGCATTA CTCTTCGTATCGAGTTACTGTTCTGTCACGATCTACT GGACGCATAGTTACAAACTCGGACAATCCATCCTCACGATCGAAGATACCATCGAAGCAAACCGTATTCAAGACCGATCGCGACTTTTGCTCTGGATCTGCGAACTCCTCTACGCCTCATCGATCGCCTTTTGCAAACTCAGTATTCTCTGCTTTTACTGGCGCGTCTTTCAGTATACATCGATTCGATATGCAATCATTATCTTGCTTATCGCCGTCAGCATATGGATAACTATTCGGACGTTTATGGTCATCTTTCACTGCGTACCAATTCGAGCATATTGGGATAAGAGCATACAAGGTGCCAAATGCCCGTTTAACGAAGCGAATTTCTTCTTTGCTACAATTCTCATACACACCACGATGGATTGCGTTATCTTGATTTTACCTGTCATCGAAGTTATGAAGATGACACTACCTTTATCGCAAAAGTTGGCCGTTGTTGGACTTTTTACATCTGGAACCAT AGTATGCGTTGCGTCGATATTTGTTTTGGTGCATTCGAAATTATATAACCCTCGAACCGACGACATTCCGAAAGATATGGCACAGAGCATGATGTGGGCAGCCGTCGAGATAAATATGGCCGTTTTCTCCG CTTGTCTGCCTATGCTACGACCCATTTTTCGTCACTTTCTTCCAGGACTCTCGACGACGGAAGAGTCAGCCCAAGCGCCGATCAGTTTACCAAACGTTGTTCTACCGGGGGTAAGGCTCGCGGAAACGAGATCAAAGAAACGGGAGTCTCGGAGGTCAGGCATGTCTCATGGGCTATATGATCCGGAGTTGGGTGTCTTTCATGGATTTTCGGATATATCAAGCATCAGAAGCGTGGCGTCTAGGTCAGACAGCGACTCAACGCCAGGGAAcaaataa